Proteins found in one Pseudomonas marvdashtae genomic segment:
- the metH gene encoding methionine synthase, with translation MSDRSARFYLLQQALKERILILDGGMGTMIQSYKLEEQDYRGKRFADWPSDVKGNNDLLVLSRPDVIGAIEKAYLDAGADILETNTFNATQVSQADYGMQGLAYELNLEGARLARRVADAKTLETPNKPRFVAGVLGPTSRTCSLSPDVNNPGYRNVTFDELVENYTEATKGLIEGGADLILIETIFDTLNAKAAIFAVQGVYEELGVELPIMISGTITDASGRTLSGQTTEAFWNSVAHAKPISVGLNCALGASELRPYLEELSNKASTHVSAHPNAGLPNEFGEYDELPAETAKVIEEFAQSGFLNIVGGCCGTTPAHIEAIAKAVAGYAPRQIPEIPRACRLSGLEPFTIDRSSLFVNVGERTNITGSAKFARLIREDNYTEALEVALQQVEAGAQVIDINMDEGMLDSKKAMVTFLNLIAGEPDISRVPIMIDSSKWEVIEAGLKCIQGKGIVNSISMKEGVEQFIYHAKLCKRYGAAVVVMAFDEAGQADTEARKKEICKRSYDILVNEVGFPPEDIIFDPNIFAVATGIEEHNNYAVDFINACAYIRDELPYALTSGGVSNVSFSFRGNNPVREAIHSVFLLYAIRAGLTMGIVNAGQLEIYDQIPAELRDAVEDVILNRTPEGTDALLAIADKYKGDGSVKEAETEEWRGWEVNKRLEHALVKGITTHIVEDTEESRQSFSRPIEVIEGPLMAGMNIVGDLFGAGKMFLPQVVKSARVMKQAVAHLIPFIEAEKGDKPEAKGKILMATVKGDVHDIGKNIVGVVLGCNGYDIVDLGVMVPAEKILQVAKEQKCDIIGLSGLITPSLDEMVHVAREMQRQDFHLPLMIGGATTSKAHTAVKIEPKYSNDAVIYVTDASRAVGVATQLLSKELKPAFVEKTRLEYIDVRERTSNRSARTERLSYPAAVAKKPQFDWSSYQPVKPTFTGAKVLDNIDLNVLAEYIDWTPFFISWDLAGKYPRILTDEVVGEAATALYADARAMLRKLIDEKLISARAVFGFWPANQVHDDDLEVYGDDGKPLARLHHLRQQIIKTDGKPNFSLADFVAPKDSGVTDYVGGFITTAGIGAEEVAKAYQEAGDDYNSIMVKALADRLAEACAEWLHQQVRKEHWGYAKDESLDNDALIKEQYTGIRPAPGYPACPDHTEKATLFRLLDPEASEMKAGRSGVFLTEHYAMFPAAAVSGWYFAHPQAQYFAVGKIDKDQVQSYTARKGQDLSVTERWLAPNLGYDN, from the coding sequence ATGTCTGATCGCAGCGCTCGCTTTTATCTTCTCCAGCAAGCCCTCAAGGAACGCATCCTGATCCTCGACGGCGGCATGGGCACGATGATCCAGAGCTACAAGCTGGAAGAGCAGGACTACCGCGGCAAGCGCTTCGCCGACTGGCCGAGCGACGTCAAGGGCAACAACGACTTGCTCGTGCTCAGCCGTCCCGACGTGATCGGCGCCATTGAAAAAGCCTACCTGGACGCAGGCGCCGACATCCTCGAAACCAATACTTTCAACGCCACCCAAGTGTCCCAGGCCGACTACGGCATGCAAGGCCTGGCCTACGAGCTGAACCTTGAAGGCGCGCGCCTGGCGCGCCGGGTGGCCGACGCCAAGACCCTGGAAACCCCGAACAAGCCGCGCTTCGTCGCCGGCGTACTCGGCCCGACCAGCCGCACCTGCTCGCTGTCGCCGGACGTGAACAACCCCGGCTACCGCAACGTGACTTTCGACGAACTGGTGGAGAACTACACCGAGGCCACCAAGGGCCTGATCGAAGGCGGCGCCGACCTGATCCTGATCGAAACGATCTTCGACACGCTGAACGCCAAGGCGGCGATCTTTGCCGTGCAAGGCGTCTACGAAGAACTGGGCGTCGAATTGCCGATCATGATCTCCGGCACCATCACCGATGCGTCCGGCCGCACCCTCTCCGGCCAGACCACCGAAGCCTTCTGGAACTCCGTGGCCCACGCCAAGCCGATCTCCGTGGGCCTGAACTGCGCCCTCGGTGCCAGCGAACTGCGCCCCTACCTGGAAGAACTGTCGAACAAGGCCAGCACCCACGTATCGGCCCACCCGAACGCCGGCCTGCCCAACGAATTCGGTGAATACGATGAACTGCCGGCCGAGACGGCCAAGGTCATCGAAGAGTTCGCCCAAAGCGGTTTCCTGAACATTGTAGGCGGCTGCTGCGGCACCACCCCGGCGCACATCGAAGCCATCGCCAAGGCCGTGGCCGGTTATGCGCCACGGCAGATTCCGGAAATTCCCCGGGCGTGCCGCCTATCGGGCCTGGAACCGTTCACCATCGATCGCAGCTCGCTGTTCGTCAACGTTGGCGAGCGGACCAACATCACCGGCTCCGCCAAGTTCGCTCGACTGATCCGCGAGGACAACTACACCGAAGCCCTGGAAGTGGCGCTGCAACAAGTCGAGGCCGGCGCCCAGGTAATCGACATCAACATGGACGAGGGCATGCTCGATTCGAAGAAGGCCATGGTGACCTTCCTCAATCTGATCGCCGGCGAACCGGACATTTCCCGAGTGCCGATCATGATCGACTCTTCCAAGTGGGAAGTGATCGAGGCCGGCCTCAAATGCATCCAGGGCAAGGGCATCGTCAACTCCATCAGCATGAAGGAAGGCGTCGAGCAGTTCATTTATCACGCCAAGCTGTGCAAGCGCTACGGCGCCGCCGTGGTGGTGATGGCCTTCGACGAAGCCGGCCAGGCCGACACCGAGGCGCGCAAGAAGGAAATCTGCAAGCGCTCCTATGACATCCTGGTCAATGAAGTCGGCTTCCCGCCGGAAGACATCATCTTCGACCCGAACATCTTCGCCGTCGCCACCGGCATCGAAGAACACAACAACTATGCCGTGGACTTCATCAACGCCTGCGCCTACATCCGCGACGAACTGCCGTATGCACTGACCTCCGGCGGCGTGTCCAACGTGTCGTTCTCGTTCCGCGGCAACAACCCGGTGCGCGAGGCGATCCACTCGGTATTCCTGCTGTATGCGATCCGCGCGGGCCTGACCATGGGCATCGTCAACGCCGGTCAACTGGAGATCTACGACCAGATCCCGGCGGAACTGCGCGATGCCGTGGAAGACGTGATCCTCAACCGCACCCCCGAAGGCACCGACGCCCTGCTCGCCATCGCCGACAAGTACAAGGGCGACGGCAGCGTCAAGGAAGCGGAAACCGAGGAATGGCGCGGCTGGGAAGTGAACAAGCGCCTGGAGCACGCGCTGGTCAAGGGCATCACCACCCACATCGTTGAAGACACCGAAGAATCGCGTCAGTCTTTCAGTCGTCCGATCGAGGTCATCGAAGGCCCGCTGATGGCTGGCATGAACATCGTTGGCGACCTGTTTGGCGCCGGCAAGATGTTCCTGCCGCAAGTGGTGAAATCCGCCCGTGTCATGAAGCAGGCCGTGGCCCACCTGATCCCGTTCATCGAGGCGGAAAAAGGCGACAAGCCGGAGGCCAAGGGCAAGATTTTGATGGCCACGGTCAAGGGCGACGTGCATGACATCGGCAAGAACATCGTCGGCGTGGTGCTCGGTTGCAACGGCTATGACATCGTCGACCTCGGCGTGATGGTGCCGGCGGAGAAGATCCTGCAGGTGGCCAAGGAGCAGAAATGCGACATCATCGGCCTGTCCGGCCTGATCACCCCGTCCCTGGATGAGATGGTGCATGTGGCCCGCGAGATGCAGCGCCAGGACTTCCATCTGCCACTGATGATCGGTGGCGCCACGACTTCCAAGGCCCACACGGCGGTGAAGATCGAACCCAAGTACAGCAACGACGCAGTGATCTACGTCACCGACGCCTCCCGCGCCGTGGGCGTGGCGACCCAATTGCTGTCCAAGGAATTAAAACCGGCGTTCGTCGAGAAAACCCGCCTGGAATACATCGATGTGCGCGAGCGCACGTCCAACCGCAGCGCTCGCACCGAACGCCTCAGCTACCCGGCGGCCGTGGCCAAGAAGCCACAGTTCGACTGGAGCAGCTACCAGCCGGTCAAGCCGACCTTCACCGGCGCCAAGGTGCTGGACAACATTGACCTCAATGTCCTCGCCGAATATATCGACTGGACGCCGTTCTTCATTTCCTGGGACCTGGCCGGCAAATACCCGCGCATCCTCACCGATGAAGTGGTCGGCGAAGCGGCCACCGCGTTGTACGCCGACGCCCGGGCGATGCTGCGCAAGCTGATCGACGAAAAGCTCATCAGCGCTCGCGCCGTGTTCGGTTTCTGGCCGGCCAACCAGGTGCATGACGACGACCTGGAAGTCTATGGCGACGATGGCAAGCCACTGGCGCGCCTGCATCACCTGCGCCAGCAGATCATCAAGACCGACGGCAAGCCGAACTTTTCCCTGGCCGACTTCGTCGCACCGAAGGACAGCGGCGTGACCGACTACGTCGGCGGCTTCATCACCACCGCCGGCATCGGCGCCGAAGAAGTCGCCAAGGCCTACCAAGAGGCTGGCGACGACTACAATTCGATCATGGTCAAGGCCCTCGCCGACCGTCTGGCCGAGGCCTGCGCCGAGTGGCTGCACCAGCAGGTGCGCAAGGAACATTGGGGTTATGCCAAGGACGAGAGCCTGGACAACGACGCCTTGATCAAAGAGCAATACACCGGCATCCGCCCTGCTCCCGGCTACCCGGCCTGCCCGGATCACACCGAGAAGGCCACCCTGTTCCGCCTCCTCGATCCCGAGGCCAGTGAAATGAAAGCGGGACGCAGCGGCGTGTTTCTCACCGAGCACTACGCCATGTTCCCGGCGGCAGCGGTCAGCGGCTGGTACTTCGCCCATCCGCAGGCGCAGTATTTTGCCGTGGGCAAGATCGACAAGGACCAGGTCCAAAGCTACACCGCGCGCAAGGGCCAGGACTTGAGCGTGACTGAACGCTGGCTGGCGCCGAACCTGGGTTACGACAACTAA
- a CDS encoding NEL-type E3 ubiquitin ligase domain-containing protein translates to MSANPTQDPKKSEPTNPRATESLHADFLEAAMPAWLIDASTQRRQAIKQAGTRPPAWYTNASPEQRKVLDACFKENVVAQNQLDKTLSSFIDVDTFGRGLLIQALKDQFKVETDVDKTLLCLRRPVRMGAFEVEVTSFELLKLPLLQAALHNFERWECDDGAYHESSGFLVETVTSGTYAPVVLNLSVSQFLTLCRTLDIGAKYQVYLQSFFYPVDATTETTLRQQFIASQKAAMRAAAEQALLTKDIEPKDYAMILSVIKGENNPRMGNKRVWFEDMTLMKQRLVGCVAFSICEMHRYSTEMILYVPHDPEHPFKRYDDSQIQTRFKQLLTTPDTGPSQEASPTPYQRFFSQFVPYEKRPYYFSQFVQGAIDAPRDPFLSPWVSFAVLVNPTSLLTKIRDVPPPRPTLRREPDPYVAPSTRPQKGRDLWADNLDLWTYLFDQHREKVLADARSHAVPTNAVDVKAREAKLAHLLQMGMFAVNMVSMFVPVLGEVMMTVMAGQLLYETLEGAVGWGEGDKRAAKAHLVDVAENLALIGVMAGAGAGYSKFAAIKPEPVIERLQPVTLPNGETRLCKPDLSGYESGVTLDDTSVPNAQGQYEVDGRTYIRQGNKVYEQFYDQSIQKWRIKHPTDTAAYQPILVHNGTGAWRHTLERPMAWDRLTLLRRIGHETATFSDEVLLRLADISGVGDNALRKMHLDRTASPPELRDAMRLFKADAEAAQMIGRSQAAVNSGESTRPPMDMASLRQPAIFDSLYFTKPADVRVRILQRECPGLSEAAAQEVIAHGSSADLARLDATRRSPLTMLEEARWYARQGRQVRAYAGLRSDTVGSADSRRLALRALEKLPGWPDTVRLEVRAENNEGVLLDSIGAENASKKTYLIKNGPRYQALNERGENLASLPGQGDDFYRSVLHALPDDTRSALGLSRVDPSAELQRKIIDYADIHHGEMSKVLEPQSKRFKPPVRVSATLKGYYASGRGKGMNPSLEPRVEQVYPDGRQAQAFIRQQRGKTDQQIYSVLQTRLREWETLSDTLDQWQGIATDSPANVHKSQFAQALKESWRNRPLAEEMPEAARLTLSCEEPLPEIVADFPHVQELSVIGSGLTDASADAFLAHFPGVTKLSIGGRENAHIDLSVQAQPLTTLPQALSQMPGLIDLRFTTSAPRLAATYPARLNALTSLEALHISYSGFDSAVMQGADLTSFSRLRTLKIAAPFALTRWPDYLQNLPSLERLDLTHTLIHTLPDAIFEGHEKLWAGLSLDWSRLPPDVFTRAYRYVSNYSGEFGHLADLDQMVNEYCRGQLQHMVGRSEYLGRLPERFKDAWNTPRERFDALETIRAEHDGIFTQFYEPAEPGGLIQAIPSAQWRQPGEGRLLRALQDSWGNALRRRFGLPIDVSTFELSSLEPGLGGERIKTLPVLPAGSFSHVRTLNLGTLDVSLEQARNFFRAFSGIRTMDISGSGFTELPFVAEDLPALRQLDMRNNNVLVSSSVQAQFSGLKSLEVLNLENNPLNALDVSGLTQLKALNLKATQLRGWPIGAESLPQLSWLDLRDNRLESLPMAVLSDDDVLLKINLTGNSFSLEAEAALSAAQQRVEQSNGLPLGALARFAKETVPLDFPPVETGWSITQLLLSLPEESAVVEGDAGLQLRLQRLGPIMTPERAALKLAQWRENGMTEVQIDARISQWHQACDTLTRQLNGWIYTRGVHPARRTVSAQSRLLAAMRIGEVWQEGLIHVGASEQTLSLHGLLLGDLPELVERLPGVTTLDLSGVLLTEQGSNGFFESFPHVRRLNLSSNGLTDVPHAVVQMSQLQHLELAYNNIPPEAVYPLLTHGRLRELNLRSNWMETFDPVDFGRIETLDLSDNGINDWPQHLLSAQHLRELNLGSNELTEIAPGLLDGNHETLVAGTDLSHCEDLSLAALQQLRNYSIQHNSTSVMGFSLDELDSWIAVLERSEGEGGTSDFDEDSEEGQGVGHDPHAAVAPVEPLLDPLGDSSNLALEPWLVGSSAEQTSIRSTIWTQLSEETEHERFFQLLALLRDTFDFRFNRAELTQRVWNVMDAASESSELRQVLFHNAETHGTCIDGRILTFSELEVRVFVYQALRDIPPDRPMLRGRALLRLSRQLFRLDRVDTLAEAAGLGMDRAEVRLRYRIGLTSGWGDGIDLPGQPSHMAYGAPITGVTLAQTRASILEAEQTDALLESMASRDYWTTYLRERYPEQMDDIEDTVASRREQLLSELEDRRGDGKVDTEQYNLQLNALSRTVDSLRTQKLVELTRRELDDLQGVAAEAEQSGNRSPQPGPSHHN, encoded by the coding sequence ATGTCAGCGAATCCCACACAAGACCCAAAAAAATCAGAACCCACAAATCCAAGGGCCACAGAGAGCTTGCATGCAGACTTTCTGGAAGCCGCCATGCCCGCATGGCTTATAGACGCTTCGACACAACGCAGGCAGGCGATCAAGCAGGCCGGAACGCGCCCGCCGGCCTGGTACACAAACGCTTCGCCAGAGCAGCGCAAGGTGCTGGATGCCTGTTTCAAGGAAAATGTCGTAGCACAGAATCAGCTGGATAAGACCTTGTCATCGTTCATCGACGTCGACACGTTTGGCCGGGGGTTATTGATCCAGGCATTGAAAGATCAGTTCAAGGTAGAGACAGACGTCGACAAAACCCTGTTATGCCTTAGACGACCCGTGAGAATGGGCGCGTTCGAGGTGGAAGTGACTTCGTTCGAACTGTTGAAGTTGCCGCTGCTACAGGCCGCGCTGCATAACTTCGAGCGCTGGGAATGCGACGACGGCGCCTATCATGAAAGCTCCGGGTTTCTTGTGGAAACGGTCACATCCGGCACTTATGCGCCCGTGGTGTTGAATTTATCGGTCAGCCAATTCCTTACCCTGTGCCGCACGCTTGATATCGGTGCGAAGTACCAGGTCTACCTCCAGTCATTTTTCTATCCTGTTGACGCGACGACTGAAACAACGCTTCGACAGCAATTCATTGCCAGCCAGAAAGCGGCGATGAGGGCCGCAGCCGAGCAAGCGCTGTTGACGAAGGATATCGAGCCCAAGGATTACGCGATGATCCTTTCGGTTATCAAGGGAGAGAACAATCCCAGGATGGGCAACAAACGGGTCTGGTTCGAAGACATGACCCTGATGAAGCAAAGGCTGGTGGGCTGTGTCGCGTTCTCGATTTGTGAAATGCATCGCTACAGCACTGAGATGATTCTCTACGTTCCCCATGACCCCGAGCATCCGTTCAAGCGCTACGACGATAGCCAGATTCAAACGCGCTTCAAGCAATTACTCACCACGCCTGATACTGGACCATCGCAAGAGGCCAGTCCTACCCCTTATCAGCGTTTTTTCAGCCAGTTTGTACCCTATGAAAAGCGACCCTATTACTTCAGTCAGTTTGTCCAGGGTGCGATCGATGCACCGCGTGATCCGTTCCTTTCCCCGTGGGTGTCTTTCGCCGTATTGGTCAATCCCACGTCATTACTGACAAAGATCCGCGACGTGCCCCCGCCACGGCCAACATTGCGCCGCGAACCTGACCCTTACGTCGCACCTTCCACGCGTCCCCAGAAAGGTCGGGACTTGTGGGCGGATAACCTGGACCTGTGGACCTACCTTTTCGATCAGCACCGTGAAAAGGTGCTTGCCGATGCGCGCAGTCATGCAGTTCCTACGAATGCCGTCGACGTCAAGGCAAGAGAAGCGAAATTGGCCCACCTGCTGCAAATGGGCATGTTTGCGGTGAACATGGTGTCCATGTTCGTTCCGGTGTTGGGCGAGGTCATGATGACCGTCATGGCGGGGCAATTGTTGTACGAAACCCTGGAAGGCGCAGTCGGGTGGGGTGAGGGCGACAAGCGAGCCGCCAAGGCCCACTTGGTCGATGTCGCGGAAAACCTAGCGCTGATTGGCGTGATGGCCGGTGCGGGCGCCGGGTACAGCAAGTTCGCCGCTATCAAGCCGGAGCCGGTGATCGAGCGCCTTCAGCCCGTGACATTGCCCAACGGCGAAACACGCCTGTGCAAGCCTGATCTGAGCGGCTATGAGAGCGGCGTAACGCTCGACGACACGAGCGTTCCCAACGCGCAGGGACAATACGAAGTCGATGGCAGGACCTACATCCGCCAGGGGAACAAGGTCTACGAGCAGTTTTACGATCAGTCGATCCAAAAATGGCGTATCAAGCATCCGACGGACACGGCGGCGTATCAGCCTATCCTCGTGCATAACGGCACCGGAGCCTGGCGACACACGCTGGAGCGCCCGATGGCGTGGGATCGCCTGACACTGCTCAGGCGCATCGGGCATGAGACCGCAACCTTCTCGGACGAGGTCCTGCTCCGGCTCGCCGATATCAGCGGTGTTGGCGACAACGCTCTGCGCAAAATGCACCTGGACCGTACCGCTTCCCCTCCTGAACTGAGGGATGCGATGCGCCTGTTCAAGGCGGATGCCGAGGCAGCCCAGATGATTGGCCGGTCGCAAGCTGCGGTAAACTCGGGCGAGTCCACCCGGCCACCGATGGATATGGCCTCGCTACGTCAACCGGCGATTTTTGACAGCCTCTACTTCACCAAACCTGCGGACGTTCGAGTCAGGATTTTGCAGCGAGAGTGTCCCGGCCTCAGCGAGGCTGCTGCGCAAGAGGTGATTGCCCATGGCAGTTCCGCTGACCTGGCCCGTCTGGATGCAACGCGACGCTCGCCATTGACGATGCTGGAGGAAGCTCGCTGGTATGCGCGACAAGGACGTCAGGTTCGGGCGTATGCGGGGTTGCGCAGCGACACTGTCGGTTCGGCCGACAGCCGGCGCCTGGCATTGCGTGCCCTGGAAAAACTGCCGGGATGGCCTGACACGGTGCGCCTGGAAGTTCGCGCGGAGAACAACGAGGGGGTATTGCTCGATAGCATCGGCGCCGAAAATGCTTCCAAAAAAACCTACCTGATCAAAAACGGACCTCGCTATCAGGCGCTCAATGAACGTGGGGAAAACCTCGCCAGCTTGCCCGGGCAGGGTGACGACTTCTACAGGTCGGTCCTGCATGCGTTGCCTGATGACACGCGTTCCGCATTGGGGCTGTCGCGTGTCGATCCGAGCGCCGAACTGCAACGCAAGATCATCGATTACGCGGACATCCATCACGGCGAAATGTCCAAGGTCCTGGAGCCCCAGTCCAAACGCTTCAAGCCACCGGTTCGGGTAAGCGCGACACTCAAGGGCTATTATGCGAGCGGACGTGGCAAAGGAATGAATCCTTCCCTGGAGCCTCGGGTGGAGCAAGTTTATCCAGACGGACGACAGGCGCAGGCCTTTATCAGGCAGCAGCGAGGCAAGACAGATCAGCAGATCTATTCGGTACTGCAAACGCGCCTGCGTGAGTGGGAGACCCTCAGCGATACGCTCGATCAATGGCAGGGAATCGCGACGGACAGCCCGGCCAATGTGCACAAGAGTCAGTTTGCGCAAGCCCTCAAGGAAAGTTGGCGCAACCGCCCGCTGGCGGAAGAAATGCCCGAGGCAGCGCGCTTGACGCTTTCCTGCGAGGAACCACTGCCTGAAATCGTCGCCGACTTTCCACACGTGCAGGAATTGTCGGTCATTGGCAGCGGCCTGACAGATGCCAGCGCCGATGCCTTCCTGGCGCATTTCCCAGGCGTGACGAAACTGTCGATTGGCGGCAGGGAAAACGCCCATATCGATTTGTCCGTTCAAGCGCAACCGTTGACCACCTTGCCGCAAGCGTTGAGCCAAATGCCAGGACTCATCGACTTGCGGTTTACCACCAGCGCGCCCAGATTGGCAGCCACCTATCCGGCGAGACTGAATGCGTTGACCTCGCTGGAGGCGTTGCACATCTCTTACTCAGGCTTCGACTCGGCCGTCATGCAAGGTGCCGATTTGACCTCGTTCAGTCGTTTACGAACGTTGAAAATCGCGGCGCCCTTCGCTTTAACGCGATGGCCCGATTACCTGCAGAATTTGCCTTCGCTCGAACGCCTGGACCTGACGCATACATTGATACACACATTGCCTGACGCGATATTCGAAGGGCACGAAAAGCTGTGGGCCGGGTTGTCGCTGGATTGGTCAAGATTGCCCCCGGACGTCTTCACGCGCGCCTATCGGTATGTCAGCAACTACTCGGGTGAGTTCGGTCACTTGGCCGATTTGGACCAGATGGTGAACGAATACTGTCGCGGGCAATTGCAGCACATGGTCGGAAGGAGCGAATACCTGGGGCGCCTGCCCGAGCGATTCAAGGATGCTTGGAATACTCCCCGGGAACGATTCGATGCGTTGGAAACGATCAGGGCAGAACACGATGGGATCTTTACCCAGTTCTATGAGCCGGCTGAGCCGGGTGGATTGATACAGGCCATACCGTCAGCGCAATGGCGCCAGCCTGGAGAAGGACGCTTGCTTCGAGCCCTGCAGGATAGCTGGGGTAATGCTCTTCGCCGACGTTTTGGTCTGCCGATAGATGTTTCCACGTTTGAACTGTCTTCATTGGAACCGGGGCTCGGCGGTGAAAGGATAAAGACCCTGCCGGTTTTGCCGGCCGGCAGCTTTTCCCACGTTCGAACATTAAACCTGGGAACGTTGGATGTTTCCCTAGAGCAGGCACGCAACTTCTTCAGGGCATTCAGTGGCATTCGAACAATGGATATCAGCGGCAGCGGCTTCACCGAATTGCCTTTTGTCGCCGAGGATTTGCCTGCCTTGAGGCAACTCGACATGCGCAACAACAACGTACTCGTCAGCTCATCCGTACAAGCACAATTCAGTGGCTTGAAGAGCCTTGAAGTATTGAATCTGGAAAACAACCCGCTCAACGCCCTCGATGTCAGCGGCTTGACCCAGCTCAAGGCGTTGAATCTCAAAGCCACCCAATTGCGAGGTTGGCCGATCGGCGCCGAGAGCCTGCCCCAATTGTCTTGGCTTGACTTGCGGGACAACCGGCTCGAGTCGCTCCCGATGGCAGTGCTGTCCGATGACGATGTCCTGCTGAAAATCAATCTGACCGGGAATTCCTTCAGCCTTGAAGCAGAAGCAGCCCTGAGCGCTGCGCAGCAACGGGTAGAGCAAAGCAACGGACTTCCCCTCGGCGCGTTGGCACGGTTTGCGAAGGAGACGGTACCGCTTGATTTCCCTCCTGTGGAAACAGGCTGGTCTATCACCCAGCTTTTATTATCGCTTCCCGAGGAATCGGCAGTGGTCGAGGGAGACGCCGGGCTTCAACTTCGGCTGCAGCGTCTTGGGCCGATCATGACGCCGGAACGGGCAGCCCTGAAGCTTGCGCAATGGCGCGAAAACGGGATGACCGAGGTGCAAATAGATGCGCGGATCAGCCAGTGGCATCAGGCGTGTGACACGCTGACTCGTCAGTTGAATGGTTGGATCTATACGCGGGGAGTACACCCGGCCAGGCGCACGGTGTCCGCGCAAAGCCGCCTGCTTGCGGCGATGCGCATTGGTGAGGTGTGGCAAGAAGGATTGATACACGTCGGTGCTTCGGAACAGACACTCAGTCTGCATGGTTTGCTATTAGGTGACTTGCCTGAACTGGTTGAACGGCTTCCCGGCGTGACGACACTGGATCTGTCGGGGGTGCTTTTAACCGAACAAGGTTCAAACGGTTTTTTCGAGTCCTTCCCTCATGTGCGCCGATTGAATCTGAGCAGCAATGGTCTGACCGACGTCCCCCACGCTGTCGTGCAAATGAGTCAACTGCAGCATTTGGAACTGGCTTATAACAACATCCCGCCCGAGGCGGTTTACCCGTTGCTGACCCATGGTCGCCTGCGCGAGCTTAACCTGCGATCCAACTGGATGGAGACATTCGATCCTGTAGATTTTGGCCGGATCGAAACGCTGGATCTCAGTGACAATGGGATAAATGATTGGCCCCAGCACTTATTGAGTGCGCAACACTTGCGTGAGCTGAATTTGGGTAGCAATGAGCTTACGGAGATTGCGCCAGGACTGCTGGACGGCAATCACGAAACGCTGGTGGCCGGGACGGACCTGAGTCATTGCGAAGACCTCTCGCTCGCCGCGCTCCAGCAACTCAGGAATTATAGTATTCAGCACAATAGCACCAGCGTGATGGGCTTTTCCCTGGACGAGTTGGATAGCTGGATAGCCGTGTTAGAGAGATCGGAAGGTGAAGGTGGCACTTCGGATTTTGATGAGGACTCCGAAGAAGGCCAGGGTGTCGGTCACGATCCTCATGCCGCCGTCGCTCCAGTCGAGCCTCTGCTCGATCCCTTGGGCGATTCATCGAACCTGGCGTTAGAGCCATGGCTGGTCGGCTCCAGCGCCGAGCAGACCAGCATCCGAAGCACGATCTGGACGCAGTTGTCCGAAGAAACCGAACACGAGCGGTTCTTCCAATTGCTCGCGCTGTTACGTGACACCTTCGATTTCAGGTTCAATCGAGCAGAGCTGACGCAACGGGTATGGAACGTCATGGATGCGGCCAGCGAAAGCAGCGAACTGCGCCAGGTGCTGTTCCACAACGCCGAAACCCACGGCACCTGCATCGATGGGCGCATCCTGACGTTCAGCGAGCTGGAGGTTCGTGTGTTTGTCTATCAAGCCTTGCGCGACATTCCGCCGGATCGCCCGATGCTTAGGGGGCGGGCATTGCTGCGCTTGTCGCGGCAATTGTTTCGGTTGGACCGGGTCGATACGTTGGCCGAAGCAGCCGGCCTGGGCATGGATCGGGCGGAAGTTCGCCTGCGTTATCGCATTGGGCTGACAAGTGGATGGGGCGACGGTATTGATTTGCCCGGGCAGCCTTCTCATATGGCCTACGGCGCCCCGATCACCGGAGTGACACTGGCCCAGACCCGTGCCTCGATTCTTGAGGCGGAGCAGACGGATGCTCTACTGGAGAGCATGGCGTCGCGTGATTACTGGACGACCTACCTGCGCGAGCGTTACCCAGAACAGATGGACGATATCGAAGACACTGTTGCCAGCAGGCGCGAACAGCTTTTGAGTGAACTGGAGGATCGCAGGGGAGACGGTAAAGTCGACACGGAGCAGTACAATCTGCAACTGAACGCGCTGAGCAGAACGGTGGATTCCCTGCGCACGCAGAAACTGGTCGAGTTGACGCGAAGAGAGCTGGATGACTTGCAGGGCGTTGCCGCTGAAGCGGAGCAATCCGGTAACCGTTCACCTCAACCCGGACCGTCACACCACAACTGA
- a CDS encoding DUF2970 domain-containing protein, producing the protein MDDPVDNKPPTLLQMMHSVLAAALGVQSNKNRARDFTHGKPSHFVILGIAFTVIFALTLFGIVKLVVHLAGL; encoded by the coding sequence ATGGACGATCCAGTCGACAACAAACCGCCAACGCTGTTGCAGATGATGCACAGCGTGTTGGCTGCGGCCCTGGGCGTGCAGAGCAACAAGAACCGCGCCCGGGATTTCACCCACGGCAAGCCGAGTCACTTTGTGATATTGGGGATCGCGTTCACGGTGATCTTTGCCCTGACGCTGTTTGGCATCGTCAAGCTGGTGGTGCACTTGGCGGGGTTGTAA